The DNA window gtgacattacactttcactttggtcaatcaaatatttgattcatattatacattaattagttaaaaagttgaacttatattgttaaaatattccgtattcatcaaatttgacgttgaattaaaaaaataaagtgttattagcttagttgattaaaatgttatacttattttgttaggttgtaaattcgaaacacacatataacattttaaattttatttttaaccgttttaagtatatatgggcgggtcaacccacaaccccacccaagtatcaatttactgtcacatatatatccagattaaccacaactctcaaccctgAAATccggatattttaaaaattaagcatcattatatatatatagattatatattaatatacagaGGAAAATAAATAACGTAATCGTATTatacaaaatcaatatattcGATTCGGTCGGTAAACTAACATATTATGATACTGCAAACCGACCAACCGAACCGTATAGCTCAGTTTAGTCAAATCAGAACCGATTTGAACTCGGTTTAGGTGGTTCAGTTTGATATTTAGTTTGGTTTGAACGGTTTCGGTCCGGTTTGGTCGGTTTTCTTACACCTTTACCGCatacaattaaacaaaataaaacaataaacttcgtcaaataaatattaaaataataattaaaaataatttatataaaaggataaaatatatattttttttaatactttttactACTTTCTTATATCACcaacaaacacaaaataataaaattatataatttataatttttttacttccAACTAAACACAAAtaacctttataatttatatctctCAATACACTTATACAATTAATACCTTACAGTTTGTATCCCTGTATTTAATACTCCTAACCAAATGGTGGCTAAAAATGATAAcgaattgtgttttttttattttttactatatttagtttgaaacgatattttatttagtttgataAAATTTTCATCTTGAACTTTTTTTATCTGAATAATACTCAAAATTAGTTGATGGAAATTCTTTAATAGTTAATTTGCTGTTAATTTTTTTGAGTATGTATTCATCATTTTGTTAAAAGATGAAATTATctaatctaatattatattttatatttttaataatgaattatttaatttcaattatttggAAACTCATTTAGAAAAAAGTCCACTCAACTTAgccaaatttatataaaagagaaatcataataagagaaagattctgttataatttatgaatatattttatttatccagttgtgttttttttaattttttttacaagatataattaatttaatattgtctacatatttaaattttataaaataataatagttatattagTTGTTTAGTGAATGTAACAACTTTTTCAAATCATACTTAATTTCTTCTGgctatacatttatttttaatgtacaataactttaatttttggATCATATTAGTTTGTTTGACTAACTTTACTCAAATATTAATCCCGAACTTAATTTAGTTTAGGTGACATTCAATAAATTGAttgacattttattaaaaaaataatttaataaattattcatataatttaatatctaaattattaattattttattaatttatcattttactttattatatataactctcagttaaattaacaaaaataaataaataaataaaagtttctctattataaaatgaattaaattgtcatgtacatttaatttatagttaacttaataaaaaatatatattacagcTGTAATGTGTAATggtctaaaaaataataattatattttggttatttaaaaataaatcaaattttctaATACAAAAAGTATCCGTTAtgcaaaaaagaaaagaaaaaaaagtaggAAGAAGTCTCAGCTAGGACAGCTAATAACgtttaaaaacaaagtaaagcAATTAGccgttattaataatttataattaactttccTAAAAAGTATATTATCCGTTATTTAAATACATACATTATAGaaccagaagagagagaaagaggagagAGGAAATGTGGACGAAGAAGAAGCTGAtatggtcattgaagaagaaggTGATCAAGAGTAAAGAGCTTCTATGGCGTTCAAGTGGTAAAAAGTTGATATCTTTCAAATTCTCCATACTAGACGACGTCGTATTCAAGATCATGTACGTTTTAGAAGCCGTCGTTCTCGTCTCCACTCTCtgtttcttcttcctctgttgcGGCTGccatttttgattttaatttctttctcATCTTCAAATGTTCAATTCTGATTCAATaaattctttcatttatttatttatatattaaacatcaattaattaattaattaattaaatacattcaatcatatttgatgtttttgtaATATAAACCCACTTGTCTtgtaaaagatatataaatgtTATCAAAGATATCTCCACTGTAAATATTGCAATCCATGGCCCTATACTTTTTGATGTTTTCTTATTGTAAGATTGTAATCCTGTGTAGATATTGATGATACCCATTAAAGAAACTGTTGTCCCCATTAACCAATGAATGATAACCCATCCActtcttccttttcttccactgttttatgaaaaaatttatatcatttttcaaataacccatcatcagtttcaaattttcaatctcAAAGTAATTATTACCTACCTGTGAGGCCTTAGGAATCCGAGTAAGGTTTGTATTAGAACAGCAACATAGAGTGCTAACCCTAGTTTCTGATGACTATTCTTAAAAGAATTGTCAAAGTACTTCATTGATAATATTGCTCCTGTTGTTACTATAAGTGTTGAGATTGtctgtaattaaataaaaaatgtaatctTGAGTAagtttttactattttaagAGGAAAAATGTTTAGAATTAAAAACCTGGAAAGTTGCATGGATGTAGAACATGATCTTGAGCATTCTTCTGCTGTGTTCTTTGTTTAACATTTTTCCAACTAATATTCCAATAGGCATCAGGAATCCCATTGATGCCCACATTAGAAATCCATGAAGTTTTGCTTGGAATAATAGCTTCCCTTTTATCAGCTGTATACAAAATTAGATATTAACTCATGAAATACTGAAATCAAAGGGAAAGGGATTCTCAAGGTTTGTAAAATTTACCTGATGAGCATTAATATCCTCGGTTAGTTTAGGATGATGCCTTTGATCTGTTATCCCATGTCCCtgggatgatgatgatgatgatgaacacATGACAAATGGTAGGAGAAGTAACAGGAAAACTGCAGAAATAGTTTGCAACTCTTTCATCATTTGATATATATTCTTGTGAATGATTGTGGAGCTTTCcctttctctcttcttaatatatgtatatatatcttTGATGTGTATGTATATGCATGTGGAGGATAGGAAAGTATCAAGATCGACTCCCAAAGTTGTCAAGTCACAACAATGGGCTGTGTTTTTGAGCTCTCATTGGTTTGGTTTGGACAGAGGAGAAGATGTTGAAATAGCTAGGCATGCCATTTTTTTCTGTATTTTAGTAACTTAGTGGGTGTTTTTTTGTATGCTTTTACTGAATTTAGCTGAAAAGGGAATGTGGATGGAATGTAGTCAGAGCACAAAGATGGACAGAATGTAATGGACCAAGATATTTCAAGATACTACTATATATGTTACATTTAATTTGAAATcctaatttaaaagtttataatcTTTAGATATGTATATATCATGTTTTCTTATCTTACATCAAAGATTTTGTCCATATTGCAGCATCCCAacataaatatatgttattactaatattataataaatgttttaaaagattTGGATACATAAAAGTTTGAtcgttaataatttttctttttttggacTGAGTTTAGgaaaaagtatttataattGCTAGAGAAATCAAGGGTCTTGCTTTCCATGATTGAAAATGAGTGAAGTGGGGAATCATTATAAAAGAATGATGAAAAAGACATGTTAGCCCCCATGCACCCTTTTTAGCTGTTAGATTGAGTGATTTGATACCAACTATTGAATCACATAATTCTGATTCAAGGgagaaaaatggaaaaaaaagagaaagatttGAGTGGTCGGTCCCTTCTTCATTAATGACTGCATTTTCATTCTTCAAAACAATCATCTCTTAGACTTAGTATAGACAATGCTCATGTGCAGTCTGATTAGGAAGATTAGGTTGATTGTTGGAATTTCACATTGGAGTGGGGAGGTTTAAACTAAAAGAAATTTTCCTCATTTTGATCTGATGTAACCAGTACGTACTTgtatatcttcttctttttaattgATAGTCTTAGTGTTCGGAAACGTACACAATATTTGGCCAAAAGAAAAACCTACTCAAGAATTCCGGAGTACGACCAAATATTGCCTAAATCTCCGAACACTAAGACTataattaataaggaagaaaaatataaatattagtaCATCAACTTAAAGGAAGAAACTTTTATGGACTAACAAATTTTCTCCACTCTCACTATCATCTAATATTGAGTAAATCAAATTAAAGGAAAGAACTTTTATAGACTAATAAATTTCCTCCACTCTCACTGTCATCTGATATTGAGTACATTAAATTAATGGAAAAAACTTTTATAGACTAATAAATTTTCTCCATTCTCACTATCATCTGATTTGAGAATTTAATTGTACCAAAAAGacaaccgattattcttccggttgtgattaatttataattacaaGCTATTGAACcttgattatattatatatctagGATGGATTAAGTTTGATCTTGTTCTCTTAAtgacaattaattattaatgtggGGGAGGATGGGGGACAAATCCTAGTAATGTTAGCTCAAAAGAAATGAGTGAACTCaacaaatttaacaataattacCATATGTTTCTAAGCTATGTAGTAAGCTCACGTAATTGTCTAAGAAAGAAAGTGTACATTAGGGGGACATTCACGTGTTCAAAAGTATTTATTTTGAGATAGATCCTtctttattgataatttaaatagaaataaaatcataataaaaattgtttttagtgAATATTGTCACCTAGACCTTATTAGACTGGGTTACATATGGTTAATCCCAAACTAAatctaattagaataataataaaatatattcaaacttaaataatcaatCTTCCACTTTCCTTGATTCAATCAAATTGTACAAGATAGTGATAATATTTGGAAACTTGATGATTCTAACTTAAATACCATCAAATTTGCACTATTTTTTCACCTTAAACATCTACCCaatatcaattttatctaacCCATTTGGCACTCTGGCCATCCATTTCattcttatgtttttttattattaatttacgTTTTATTTTCTGAATATGTTTGTTATTTTGTCATAGTTAGGagttatttaaaagaaatagaaGGAATGATATTGAATGTTTATGGAATTATATAGGTGACGTGTAATATATAGGCATTCTAATCATACCGAGGTAGGCTTAacaatagaaaaaaacaaatatcattATCTTCTACAATTCAATCACCTTTCGTGAAATATGAGTGAGGAAGGGGACGTGGAAGAAAACAACATTACCTACAAAGCGAATATGAAAAAACCATGAAAGATTGGGAATGTTAATAGTTATCTTTGTTTGTACTGTTATTTGATTGCTATCATTCAAAAACTTTAGGGTcatttgtttgtcatcttataatCAAAGATAGAGTTTGTTTAGTTTTGATTCTTGACACTCCCATTTTTGGATTTTTCGAATGAAATTATGGTGTTTCCCccaccaaaaaaaaaacaatataattttatcatattttttgtatgattaaatcaactaaataggagaatatgcataaataaagtattctaaaacacaatttttataaatataaaccgAAAATAATTATACATCCCAAATCACAAGTCATTAAGGTAAGGAATCAATTGCTgataaaaattctgaagaaaatgtaGTAAGAAAACATggaaagaaagaaggaatttggAAGGTTGGTTACAATGAAACAACAAATCTCTTTGaactaaaaatcaaatcacaaagctcCTGATGCACGCAAAGAAAGAAGAGATTATtatcaacaaagaaaaaatgcaGCAAACAACTGGGCAATTGAATGTACACTATCTTAAGGACTGAAATTTACTAAAAAGAAAGTTtatgaaaagatagtaaactggtcagTTAAATctaagacctatactatcaggagcaattTTAGCTGGAGAGTAAACGAAGTCTGGGAAAATAATGTAAGAAAGAAAGCAAATGATCATGCTTATAAAGGAAAATTTTACTTGGgcgatattaaaataaaagtggaGATACTCAATTCTccttttgattttaaattgtcaACTGAAATGGaggaaaaatgtgttaaagaatgagaaaataaagtggttggaaactacatagggaagAATAGATTATCATTCTTAGTCAATAAGGAAGCCTTaatgaaacaatgagagaagAATACACTAGAGAAGGTTTCTATAAATATACAAGATCTTTATTTTcttggatgatattctaaaACATGAGCATACTtattggatccaactgtatTAAGCtggagagatggtctgaagaattgaACCTACTAagcaaaccaaaagaaacaaCTCGTATATGATTTAAGCTTAGGATAATCACATATGTACAATGcagaagctctaagtcactttgcaaGTTTATTGGGGATACCATTATATATGAACTCAATTACAGAAGTAGAAGAACAACTTACATTTACTAGAATAAGCATTAAGTATATCCTCGAAATATGCTGCTAAAGAACATAACAGTAGTTGACAAGAAAGGAAAGTCTATAGTCATAGAAATCtaatatgaatggaggccagaCATGTGTGTTTTCTGTAATAATTTTCAACATGATAAcactaaatgtgcaaaagcaaTTAAGGAAGAGCATAAAATCCTGAAAGTTCAAAAAGAAAAAGCATAAAAATAAAACGAAAGAATCAATGATCAAAGAGCGGTCCAAGGGAGTTCAGAAAGATTGGCATCCGGGATGCACAGCCATTGTTGCACTTATTTTTGGAAACAAGCTTTATGTTGCTAATGCGGGTGACTGTAGAGCAATTTTATCTCGCTCTGGCTGTTCATATCCTCTAAGTAAGGTACGTAAATAGGAAGTTTCCATTATTAGCTCGTCATCAATTAAAACTTGAgaatcataattttcttttcgATATTATAACATAGGATCACTCGGCAAGTTGTGTTGAGGAGAGAAATCGAGTTATCTTGGCTGGTAAAGATGTGAAATGGCAAGTTGATACGTGGAGGATTGGTTCAGTTGCTCTTCAGGTTCTTTCTCCTTATTCTCGAATTCAAAATTCCATATCACAAATGAATGACCATATTCTGCTTTTACTTCTCTAGGTTACTCGTTCAATTGGTGATGATGATCTAAAACTGGCTGTAACAGCTGAACCAGAAGTAACTGAGACTACGTTATCTGAGTATGATGAATACCTGGTAATGGCTAGTGACGGCTTTTGGGATGTGATGAGCAGTGAAGACATTGTGAGCATTATCAAGGACACTGTTAAAGTACCTGGGATGTGCTCAAAAAGGTTAGCAACTAAGGCTGCTAAACGTGGAAGCAAAGACAATATTACAGTTATTGTTGTTTTTCTGTGACCTGTATCAACAGCCGAAAGAATTTATTAGAGTTTGGgcatatttaaattgaatttagtataatttttaaCTGAAATGTGAACTTTATCTTTATAAGATATTGgattgaattaataatattgattgatttatgagttgaaatgaaatatgaaaactGCTCTCTTCTATGAACATTGTGTGTAGAAAATATCAAGCACAAGAAATTTATATTGCAAACCAGCTTTAAGGTTTGTTTACCCTTTCTGGGTAATAAAAATGAGCAgaaattctcaaataaataaacaaacttcAATAAAATAAGTGTTACATTGTAATTTCAAACTAACAGATGATACACATTTGAGTTTATTTATGTCTCGGAAACAGACATTCTTGTAATGACAAAAAAAGGATCTTCGTTCGCCCAAGAATAAATGAAGTCAAGATTCTTGAGGCGCTTCAAACCTAGTCGAAGTGTCAATGCCCATCAAGCAACAAAGGCCCGATATCAAAATTATGAGCAGAACAATTGCCTAATAAGAAGAAGAGACAATTGGACACAAAACAATATCATTAGATATGAATTATCGATATCCAGAAAAAGGCTCTTTTATGGTCAAGAAAGAAACAGACGGATACTTACAACAAATATACCCGAGAGAAGTGAGGTTTCCAGAAGACTTCAGATTTGTCTGATAGATT is part of the Impatiens glandulifera chromosome 1, dImpGla2.1, whole genome shotgun sequence genome and encodes:
- the LOC124921746 gene encoding cytochrome b561 domain-containing protein At4g18260-like, whose translation is MMKELQTISAVFLLLLLPFVMCSSSSSSSQGHGITDQRHHPKLTEDINAHQLIKGKLLFQAKLHGFLMWASMGFLMPIGILVGKMLNKEHSRRMLKIMFYIHATFQTISTLIVTTGAILSMKYFDNSFKNSHQKLGLALYVAVLIQTLLGFLRPHSGRKGRSGWVIIHWLMGTTVSLMGIINIYTGLQSYNKKTSKSIGPWIAIFTVEISLITFIYLLQDKIEHLKMRKKLKSKMAAATEEEETESGDENDGF